One window from the genome of Acidobacteriota bacterium encodes:
- a CDS encoding enoyl-CoA hydratase, whose translation MNFTTLVLHESDGVALLTLNRPDKRNAISYELIADLQKALNAVEKSSSHVLIITGAGKAFSSGMDLENLRSLIGRTQEQNIEDSRTMARLFRSIYEFPKPTIAAVNGPAIAGGTGIATICDFTLATHEAKFGYTEVRIGFVPAIVSNFLLRHVGEKHARDLLLTGRIFAADEALRLGLVNEIVDPDRLLPRAYELARTLMENSPASLRATKELLSQAINEELDRRLETSIEENARIRQTPDFREGITAFLEKRKPHWSSH comes from the coding sequence ATGAATTTCACCACATTAGTGCTTCACGAGAGCGACGGCGTCGCGCTGCTCACGTTGAACCGTCCAGACAAACGAAATGCAATCAGCTATGAGCTCATTGCCGACCTGCAAAAAGCGCTCAACGCAGTTGAGAAATCGTCATCTCATGTGCTGATTATCACCGGAGCTGGCAAAGCGTTCAGCTCAGGGATGGACCTCGAGAATCTTAGGTCACTGATCGGCCGCACTCAGGAGCAGAACATCGAAGACTCACGCACCATGGCGCGGTTGTTTCGCTCTATTTACGAATTTCCCAAGCCGACGATTGCGGCGGTGAATGGCCCCGCCATCGCAGGCGGAACCGGCATCGCCACAATTTGCGATTTCACTCTGGCTACTCACGAGGCAAAATTCGGCTACACGGAAGTACGAATCGGATTTGTCCCAGCGATCGTTTCCAACTTTCTCCTCCGCCATGTCGGCGAGAAGCACGCACGCGACCTGCTGCTCACCGGACGCATTTTTGCCGCAGACGAGGCTCTCCGCCTGGGACTTGTGAATGAAATCGTCGATCCCGATCGCCTCCTACCTCGTGCCTATGAACTGGCTCGCACGCTTATGGAGAACAGCCCGGCTTCGCTAAGAGCAACGAAGGAACTGCTCTCGCAGGCCATCAACGAGGAACTCGATCGCCGGCTTGAGACTTCAATCGAAGAAAACGCGCGCATTCGCCAGACGCCTGACTTCCGCGAGGGCATCACCGCCTTCCTGGAAAAGCGCAAGCCTCACTGGAGTAGCCATTGA
- a CDS encoding acyl-CoA thioesterase, with the protein MGVVYHSNFFVWMEIGRVELMRNLGFDYKQMELEDDCHLPVVDARCRYKSPAYYDEEIVVRTELRNLRGSLMHFGYDILRQSDRTVLAEAETTHIVVNARMEKRQLPERYRSTLEALARRALS; encoded by the coding sequence ATGGGCGTCGTATACCATTCAAACTTCTTCGTCTGGATGGAGATCGGACGAGTGGAGTTAATGCGCAACTTGGGATTTGACTACAAGCAGATGGAACTCGAAGACGACTGTCATCTGCCCGTGGTCGATGCCCGCTGTCGCTATAAATCGCCTGCTTACTATGACGAAGAGATTGTTGTGCGAACAGAGCTCCGCAATCTGCGGGGCTCGCTAATGCACTTTGGGTACGACATTTTGCGCCAAAGTGACCGCACGGTGCTCGCTGAAGCCGAGACCACCCATATCGTCGTCAACGCCCGGATGGAGAAACGACAGCTTCCGGAGCGATATCGCAGCACACTTGAAGCCTTGGCACGCAGGGCGCTGTCATAA
- a CDS encoding hydroxymethylglutaryl-CoA lyase, protein MTEKKPIKLIECPRDAWQGLAHQIPAEIKVHYLRALIGAGFKHIDAVSFVSPKAVPQMADSEEVLKELDPPDDLEIIGIVVNEKGADRAIATDAVRSLGFPYSVSPTFLRNNQNQSLEQAIEVLEKIEQKGRDAGLNLVVYVSMAFGNPYGDLWNVNEVIEAVDLLSEMQIEQVSLADTVGLASPQQVIDLVASVMDRFKHLEIGVHLHSRPAQAKEKIMAAYNAGCRRFDSALGGLGGCPFAQDELVGNLPTEVLLETLRDLGGELPIRKPLDNVLKMSQLIGAGSLSTQIQ, encoded by the coding sequence ATGACAGAGAAGAAGCCCATAAAACTCATCGAATGTCCGCGCGATGCTTGGCAGGGCCTCGCGCACCAGATCCCCGCCGAGATAAAAGTGCATTACCTACGGGCGCTGATTGGGGCTGGATTCAAACATATCGATGCGGTTTCGTTCGTCTCACCAAAAGCAGTGCCCCAAATGGCCGACTCCGAGGAGGTGCTGAAGGAACTCGACCCACCCGACGATCTCGAGATCATCGGCATAGTCGTGAACGAAAAAGGCGCAGACCGCGCCATTGCGACCGATGCTGTACGGAGTCTCGGATTTCCCTATTCGGTTTCGCCAACGTTCTTGAGAAACAATCAGAATCAATCGCTGGAGCAAGCAATTGAAGTCTTAGAGAAGATCGAGCAGAAGGGGCGCGATGCAGGGCTGAATCTTGTCGTTTACGTCTCCATGGCTTTTGGTAATCCATATGGTGATCTATGGAATGTCAATGAGGTTATCGAAGCCGTCGATCTGCTCTCGGAGATGCAGATAGAGCAGGTTTCACTCGCCGACACGGTGGGATTAGCCTCTCCGCAACAAGTCATAGATCTGGTCGCTTCGGTGATGGATCGCTTTAAACATCTGGAAATCGGAGTTCACTTACACAGCCGACCTGCGCAAGCGAAAGAAAAGATCATGGCCGCGTACAATGCCGGATGCCGCCGCTTCGATTCTGCGCTTGGCGGACTTGGAGGATGCCCGTTCGCGCAGGACGAACTTGTGGGAAATCTGCCGACGGAAGTTTTGCTGGAAACACTTCGAGATCTTGGCGGGGAACTTCCAATTCGCAAGCCGCTGGATAATGTGCTGAAAATGTCACAGCTGATTGGAGCCGGTTCACTCTCGACCCAAATTCAATGA